The following coding sequences lie in one Haloterrigena sp. KLK7 genomic window:
- a CDS encoding rhamnogalacturonan lyase, with product MESLDRGLVAVPVEDGVLVRWRLFGTDPADLGFHVFRDGERVNDKPITDSTNLLDPEGTTDSTYAVRAVGNGRAGGRKHDGNRGDRKPGMSKSVEVWDNQYKEIPLNKPDPVEGEDGETVTYHANDASVGDLTGDGTLDIVLKWTPSDSKVNPLDGYTSDVLIDGYTIEGEHLWRINLGQNIQAGPAYTSFAVYDFDADGTAEVAMRTSDGATDGTGTVIGDPDADHATEDGRILEGPEYLTVFDGETGEALATEDFEPARGDVCDWGDCYGHRVNHFLPTPAYLDGERPSLVMGRGYYEKTMLAAWDFRDGDLELRWIFDSDDGNEEYEGQGNHQLSIADVDGDGKDEIVYGAMVVDHDGTGLYSTGWGHGDALHVSDFVPDREGLEVFQPHEYGTYGATLRDAGTGELLWSEGDGDADIGRAMIADIDPNYDGAEAWAGIPLSDNDIGLWSAQGEQINENAVNSMNFGIWWTGDLHRELLDHDFLGYDEGGYGHGWIKKWSPETEELELLKSFDGTRSNNGSKGTPCFSGDILGDWREEVIWRTDDSEALRLYATPHETDHRLYTLLHDPQYRVALSWQNVIYNQPPWPSYFLGHGMDDPPKPNIELVSADDD from the coding sequence ATGGAATCGCTCGACCGGGGCCTCGTGGCCGTTCCGGTGGAAGACGGGGTACTCGTCCGCTGGCGACTGTTCGGGACCGACCCCGCCGACCTGGGATTCCACGTGTTCCGCGACGGTGAGCGAGTGAACGATAAACCGATCACCGACAGCACGAACCTCCTCGATCCCGAGGGAACGACGGACTCGACGTACGCGGTTCGAGCGGTCGGAAACGGTCGGGCTGGCGGAAGGAAACACGACGGAAACCGTGGTGACCGCAAACCGGGCATGTCGAAGTCCGTCGAGGTGTGGGACAACCAGTACAAGGAGATCCCGCTGAACAAGCCCGATCCGGTCGAGGGTGAGGACGGGGAGACCGTCACGTACCACGCGAACGACGCGAGCGTCGGCGACCTCACCGGCGACGGGACGCTCGACATCGTCCTGAAGTGGACTCCATCGGACTCGAAGGTAAACCCGCTCGACGGATATACGAGCGATGTCCTGATCGACGGGTACACGATCGAGGGCGAACACCTCTGGCGAATCAATCTCGGGCAGAACATTCAGGCCGGGCCGGCATACACGTCGTTCGCCGTCTACGACTTCGACGCCGACGGGACGGCGGAAGTGGCGATGCGGACGTCCGACGGTGCCACTGACGGAACTGGGACGGTTATCGGTGATCCGGACGCTGACCACGCAACCGAGGACGGACGGATCCTCGAGGGGCCGGAGTATCTCACCGTCTTCGACGGGGAAACGGGCGAAGCCCTCGCGACGGAAGACTTCGAGCCCGCACGCGGAGACGTCTGTGACTGGGGCGACTGCTACGGCCATCGCGTTAATCATTTCCTCCCGACGCCCGCCTACCTCGACGGCGAGCGACCGAGCCTCGTCATGGGTCGCGGCTACTACGAGAAGACGATGCTGGCCGCGTGGGACTTCCGCGACGGCGACCTCGAACTCCGCTGGATCTTCGACAGCGACGACGGCAACGAGGAGTACGAGGGGCAGGGCAACCACCAACTCTCCATCGCCGACGTCGACGGCGACGGGAAGGACGAGATCGTCTACGGCGCGATGGTCGTCGACCACGACGGCACCGGACTGTACTCGACCGGCTGGGGTCACGGCGACGCCCTTCACGTGAGCGATTTCGTCCCGGACCGAGAGGGCCTCGAGGTCTTCCAGCCCCACGAGTACGGGACATACGGAGCGACGCTCCGCGACGCCGGAACGGGCGAGTTGCTCTGGAGCGAGGGCGACGGGGACGCAGACATCGGCCGAGCCATGATCGCGGACATCGATCCGAACTACGACGGTGCCGAAGCGTGGGCGGGCATTCCCCTGTCCGACAACGATATCGGCTTGTGGTCCGCTCAGGGCGAGCAGATCAATGAGAACGCCGTCAACTCGATGAACTTCGGGATCTGGTGGACCGGTGACCTGCACCGGGAGCTGCTGGACCACGACTTCCTCGGCTACGACGAGGGAGGATACGGCCACGGCTGGATCAAGAAGTGGAGCCCCGAAACCGAGGAACTCGAGCTGCTGAAGTCCTTCGACGGCACGCGGTCGAACAATGGCTCGAAGGGGACGCCGTGTTTCTCCGGAGATATCCTCGGCGACTGGCGCGAAGAAGTGATCTGGCGGACCGACGACAGCGAGGCGCTGCGTCTGTACGCGACACCCCACGAAACCGACCATCGGCTGTACACGCTGTTGCACGACCCGCAGTACCGGGTGGCGCTCTCGTGGCAGAACGTGATCTACAACCAACCGCCGTGGCCGAGTTACTTCCTCGGTCACGGGATGGACGACCCGCCGAAACCCAATATCGAACTCGTCTCCGCCGACGATGACTGA
- a CDS encoding rhamnogalacturonan lyase — protein sequence MEALDRGLVAVPVEDGVLVRWRLLGTEPADLGFHVFRDGERVNNKPITDSTNFLDPEGTRESTYAVRPVGNGRAGGREHGGNRGNRKPGMSEAVEVWENQYKEIPLNKPDPVEGENGETVTYHANDASVGDLTGDGTLDIVQKWTPSNAGDNLPGHRSDVLLDGYTIEGEHLWRINLGQNIRAGPHYTPFVVYDFDGDGTAELAVRTSDGATDGTGTVIGDPDADYTNEEGYVLEGPEYLTVFDGETGEALATKDFEPARGDVCDWGDCYGNRVDRFLAGVAYLDGERPSILMTRGYYEKSMLAAWDFRDGDLETRWIFDSDDGNEEYEGQGNHQLATADVDGDGKDEIVYGAAVIDHDGTGLYSTGWNHGDALHVGDFDPSRDGLEVFMPHEWGPYGATFRDAGTGELLWGKEGEGDIGRGLIADIDPNYDGAEAWAGIPLSDGGLGTWTAHGEQIDGASVDSINSAVWWTGDLHRELLDHDFLGWDAGYGVGWIKKWNPETQELDLLKSFEGTRSNNSSKGNPCLSGDIVGDWREEVIWRTEDSEALRLYATPHETDHRLHTLLHDPQYRTGIARQNAGYNQPPWPSYFLGHGMDEPPKPDIELVSADDD from the coding sequence ATGGAGGCACTCGACCGAGGCCTCGTGGCCGTTCCGGTGGAAGACGGAGTACTCGTCCGCTGGCGACTGCTCGGGACTGAACCAGCCGATCTGGGATTCCACGTGTTCCGCGACGGTGAGCGGGTGAACAATAAGCCGATCACCGACAGCACGAACTTCCTCGATCCCGAGGGCACGAGGGAGTCGACGTACGCGGTTCGACCGGTGGGCAACGGACGGGCCGGCGGAAGGGAACACGGCGGAAACCGTGGTAACCGCAAACCGGGCATGTCGGAGGCCGTCGAAGTATGGGAGAACCAGTACAAGGAGATCCCGTTAAACAAACCCGACCCGGTCGAGGGTGAGAACGGGGAGACGGTCACGTACCACGCGAACGACGCGAGCGTCGGCGACCTCACCGGCGACGGCACGCTCGATATCGTCCAGAAGTGGACGCCATCGAATGCGGGGGACAACCTGCCAGGTCATAGGAGCGACGTCCTGCTCGACGGATATACGATCGAGGGTGAGCACCTCTGGCGTATCAACCTCGGACAGAACATCCGGGCTGGACCCCACTATACGCCGTTCGTCGTCTACGACTTCGACGGTGACGGGACGGCGGAACTGGCCGTGCGGACGTCCGACGGTGCTACGGACGGAACCGGGACGGTCATCGGGGACCCCGACGCCGACTACACGAACGAGGAGGGATACGTCCTCGAGGGACCGGAGTATCTCACCGTCTTCGATGGCGAGACGGGCGAGGCGCTCGCGACGAAGGACTTCGAGCCTGCGCGCGGAGATGTCTGCGACTGGGGCGACTGCTACGGGAATCGCGTCGATCGATTCCTGGCCGGCGTCGCCTACCTCGACGGCGAGCGACCGAGCATTCTCATGACGCGGGGCTACTACGAGAAGTCGATGCTGGCCGCGTGGGATTTCCGCGACGGCGACCTCGAGACCCGCTGGATCTTCGACAGCGACGATGGCAACGAGGAGTACGAGGGACAGGGAAACCACCAGCTCGCCACCGCCGACGTCGACGGCGACGGGAAGGACGAGATCGTCTACGGTGCCGCGGTCATCGACCACGACGGCACCGGGCTGTACTCGACCGGGTGGAACCACGGCGACGCCCTCCACGTTGGCGACTTCGATCCCAGTCGAGACGGACTCGAGGTCTTCATGCCCCACGAGTGGGGACCGTACGGCGCGACGTTCCGCGACGCCGGCACGGGCGAGTTACTGTGGGGCAAGGAAGGTGAGGGAGACATCGGCAGGGGGCTGATCGCCGACATTGATCCGAACTACGACGGTGCGGAAGCGTGGGCGGGGATCCCCCTGTCCGACGGCGGACTCGGCACGTGGACCGCTCACGGCGAGCAGATCGACGGGGCCAGCGTCGACTCGATCAACTCCGCAGTCTGGTGGACGGGCGACCTGCACCGGGAACTGCTGGATCACGATTTCCTCGGCTGGGACGCGGGGTACGGCGTCGGGTGGATCAAGAAGTGGAACCCCGAGACCCAGGAACTGGATCTCCTGAAATCCTTCGAGGGAACTCGCTCGAACAACTCGTCGAAGGGCAATCCGTGTCTCTCGGGAGACATCGTAGGCGACTGGCGCGAGGAAGTGATCTGGCGGACCGAAGACAGCGAGGCGCTGCGCTTGTACGCGACGCCCCACGAGACCGACCACCGACTGCACACGCTGTTGCACGACCCGCAGTACCGGACTGGAATCGCGCGGCAGAACGCCGGCTACAATCAGCCGCCGTGGCCGAGTTACTTCCTCGGACACGGGATGGACGAGCCGCCGAAACCCGACATCGAACTCGTCTCCGCCGACGATGACTGA
- a CDS encoding ABC transporter substrate-binding protein — protein sequence MRHNHTRVNRRQFIGASAGTVAATLAGCLGGSSNSTEFVTAFAGGRQPTQVHFNPWNASDYAQTYSIYWLQGTVVTHADGTVSTEFFEDLSVDGREVTLEFSDEWSFWNGNDITAEDYLIEQEIWRYQDPEASPIEGHELVDDYTVKRIYKDDISPTIAKSNAGAGTSAPKSVFREYYERYEDATTASEREAVTDDLLQMTIDTQEFVDEGYGSSLFKIEDFNSSETLATKWEDHPWSDRTDIEQIRVKPTEGTQVEQLEKSDELDMTQYITENQRSDYPDNIENIYELDHYSCRKYILNWNNKHLARRPVRRAIISAIDIPSIVDAANQTGLMASPTQVQTGIRASIEEKYLGEDFVDNLIDYPVEADEETAVEYMQEAGYSREGGEWIGPDGDATDFTAITQAGVRKSQPMKVLTDHLSEFGFNVEMEAVGQDYYSRVQEWEFDIAWMWHVALPYWHPVAYFSNDFYGLLAGDVNSDSDTGPTGVPFSLEIPGEVGATEVGSNGEEINPAQLMVDLEGASSEEETIEITRTLAQWVNFDLPVIVHLQEKRGFAGDTENFDFPSEDEFRMDRSNPGPNALLNGHISVN from the coding sequence ATGAGACACAATCACACTCGGGTGAATAGACGGCAGTTTATCGGCGCGAGCGCTGGCACGGTCGCCGCCACGCTCGCGGGCTGTCTCGGGGGCAGCAGCAACTCGACGGAGTTCGTTACGGCGTTTGCAGGCGGCCGCCAGCCGACGCAGGTCCACTTCAATCCGTGGAACGCGTCGGACTACGCACAGACCTACAGCATCTACTGGCTCCAGGGGACGGTCGTGACACACGCCGACGGGACCGTGTCGACCGAGTTCTTCGAGGATCTCAGCGTCGACGGTCGGGAGGTCACGCTCGAGTTCTCGGACGAGTGGAGCTTCTGGAACGGCAACGACATCACTGCCGAGGACTATCTCATCGAACAGGAGATCTGGCGCTACCAAGATCCGGAGGCCTCGCCGATCGAAGGCCACGAACTGGTCGACGATTACACCGTCAAGCGGATCTACAAGGACGATATCTCGCCGACGATCGCGAAATCGAACGCGGGCGCCGGGACATCTGCACCCAAGTCGGTCTTCCGCGAGTACTACGAGCGCTACGAGGACGCCACCACGGCGAGCGAGCGGGAGGCCGTGACCGATGACCTCCTCCAGATGACGATCGACACCCAGGAGTTCGTCGACGAGGGGTACGGAAGCTCGCTGTTCAAGATCGAGGACTTCAATTCCTCCGAGACGCTGGCGACCAAATGGGAGGATCACCCGTGGTCGGACCGGACGGACATCGAGCAGATCCGCGTAAAGCCCACTGAGGGGACCCAAGTCGAGCAACTCGAGAAGAGCGACGAGCTCGACATGACCCAGTACATCACCGAGAATCAGCGCTCGGACTACCCCGACAACATCGAGAACATTTACGAGCTAGACCACTACAGCTGCCGGAAGTACATCCTGAACTGGAACAACAAGCACCTCGCGCGGCGGCCGGTCCGGCGGGCGATCATCTCCGCGATCGACATCCCCTCGATCGTCGACGCCGCGAACCAGACCGGGTTGATGGCGAGTCCGACGCAGGTCCAGACGGGGATCCGAGCGTCCATCGAGGAGAAGTACCTCGGCGAGGACTTCGTCGATAACCTCATCGACTACCCCGTCGAGGCTGACGAGGAGACGGCCGTCGAGTACATGCAGGAGGCCGGCTACTCCAGGGAGGGCGGCGAGTGGATCGGTCCCGACGGCGACGCGACCGACTTCACCGCCATCACGCAGGCGGGCGTCAGGAAGTCCCAGCCGATGAAGGTCCTCACCGACCACCTCAGCGAGTTCGGCTTCAACGTAGAGATGGAGGCCGTCGGGCAAGACTACTACTCCCGGGTTCAGGAGTGGGAGTTCGACATCGCCTGGATGTGGCACGTCGCGCTGCCGTACTGGCATCCCGTGGCGTACTTCTCGAACGACTTCTACGGCCTGCTGGCCGGCGACGTCAACAGCGACAGCGACACCGGTCCGACCGGCGTGCCGTTCTCGCTTGAGATTCCCGGGGAAGTCGGCGCGACGGAGGTCGGGAGCAACGGCGAGGAGATCAACCCGGCCCAGCTCATGGTCGACCTCGAGGGAGCGTCCTCCGAGGAGGAAACGATCGAGATCACGCGAACCCTCGCCCAGTGGGTCAACTTCGATCTGCCCGTGATCGTCCACCTACAGGAGAAACGCGGGTTCGCTGGCGACACCGAGAACTTCGACTTCCCGAGCGAGGACGAGTTCCGGATGGATCGTTCCAATCCGGGGCCGAACGCGCTGCTGAACGGCCATATTTCGGTCAACTGA